One Pseudonocardia abyssalis DNA segment encodes these proteins:
- the ndk gene encoding nucleoside-diphosphate kinase, protein MTERTLVLVKPDGVSRKLIGEVLARIERKGLDIVALELRTVDRETAAQHYAEHDGKPFFDSLLEFITSGPVLSAVVEGPRAIAAWRQLAGGTDPVEKATPGTIRGDFGLETQFNLVHGSDSPESSAREIKLWFPNL, encoded by the coding sequence GTGACTGAACGCACCCTGGTCCTCGTCAAGCCCGACGGCGTCTCGCGCAAGCTCATCGGGGAGGTCCTCGCCCGTATCGAGCGCAAGGGCCTCGACATCGTCGCCCTCGAGCTCCGCACCGTCGACCGCGAGACGGCCGCCCAGCACTACGCCGAGCACGACGGCAAGCCCTTCTTCGACTCGCTCCTGGAGTTCATCACCTCCGGCCCGGTGCTCTCCGCCGTGGTCGAGGGTCCGCGCGCCATCGCGGCGTGGCGTCAGCTCGCCGGCGGCACCGACCCCGTCGAGAAGGCCACGCCCGGCACCATCCGCGGCGACTTCGGCCTGGAGACCCAGTTCAACCTGGTGCACGGATCCGACTCGCCGGAGAGCTCGGCCCGCGAGATCAAGCTGTGGTTCCCGAACCTCTGA
- a CDS encoding DM13 domain-containing protein, with translation MALLRRPTVLIGLCVVAVLVVVAVSVFQPWKLFVDRTVDEAVPTVAAPVAVAAPADPAGPVASAGPAAPSVAPAVEPVASGPVELARGELISHEHASSGSVVVLELPDGSRVLRLEDLDTSDGPLLKVWLTDAPVLEGRAGWHVFDDGAYEDLGELKGNRGSSNYAVPAEADLGDLTSVSIWCDRFDVSFAAAELVPAT, from the coding sequence GTGGCCCTCCTGCGTCGCCCCACCGTCCTCATCGGACTCTGCGTCGTCGCCGTACTCGTCGTCGTCGCCGTCTCGGTGTTCCAGCCGTGGAAGCTGTTCGTCGACCGGACGGTGGACGAGGCGGTGCCCACGGTGGCGGCCCCGGTCGCCGTCGCGGCGCCCGCCGACCCGGCCGGGCCCGTTGCGTCGGCCGGACCCGCTGCGCCGAGCGTGGCCCCCGCCGTCGAGCCGGTCGCGTCCGGGCCGGTCGAGCTGGCCCGCGGGGAACTGATCAGCCACGAGCACGCGAGCTCCGGGTCGGTGGTGGTGCTGGAGCTGCCCGACGGCTCGCGGGTGCTGCGGCTGGAGGACCTCGACACCAGCGACGGGCCGCTGCTGAAGGTGTGGCTCACCGATGCCCCGGTGCTCGAGGGACGGGCCGGCTGGCACGTCTTCGACGACGGCGCGTACGAGGACCTGGGTGAGCTGAAGGGCAACAGGGGCAGCTCGAACTACGCCGTCCCCGCCGAGGCGGACCTGGGCGACCTCACGAGCGTCAGCATCTGGTGCGACCGCTTCGACGTCTCCTTCGCCGCGGCCGAGCTGGTCCCGGCGACCTGA